A genomic window from Cyprinus carpio isolate SPL01 chromosome A2, ASM1834038v1, whole genome shotgun sequence includes:
- the LOC109095459 gene encoding E3 ubiquitin-protein ligase RNF31-like isoform X1 — MASLSDQLEEVRVNAEGSLSTPGSAQEMRTGVAAMANIPLPPSSKYRYIAAESMLTENSNGNNRKESLSLLQKLSTALNILEKYGSNLTNPNRPKYWRTVKYNNPVFRTTVDSIQGGRAVLNLYGYTNQQQDGLSFPDDVVQPDVGKVASVTLEVMCLRMELDMLIKGNHPYPEFFERLIPSLSVQDEGISTDAVAFSPSESPWEKQTPSPATTPLQPKSPFSPALSLSSLVPSKQTENCTICGIFPVSAHCPTCTQRLCIECDKLYHSHSGRSTHIRIPVTSSKATKRLSSSLSTWQCSYCTTVNTVQQVLCETCERPRLSSAAPSLQEEPSQPSTISEWQCKSCTVVNAGSSILCEVCERPRLATRPPVTPSRPTPSTAGLMDSQWVCKFCTYVNHTPSPACEMCCLSRSEPALSPPKPLPLSPVKDITPLQSPPKVIPTEDPDFKRQRLMKEEGLKLIQIIREGEKKGVSPEEVYTSMCVSGNSNVTPYDWLKAELPHVLDEICVMAASCQQERNTQSNCLEGNNGQDGQKSNAVPLSRAEAKRAWLAAGGDNEKAVRCALRDRRVKVKELGSLGFNDVTRCEEALRQSGGDVRGALALLQRPLLEPFHQRMWSEEPEPPIDINHPDKQHVCRRLLAVFDLPSWGRCELVLSLLRDPTATYTLEDVVQAVRESPDRDFIRRVLNKDCPICLSVFPHSKMRSLTSCQCSVCCGCFKQHFTIAVRDKHIRDMVCPVCTEPDINNPEHLNSYFSTLDIQLRDCLEPDVYDLFHKKLTEQALIKDPKFLWCSHCSYGFIYDGDQLKVTCMQCRKSFCAQCKKPWEPQHMGLSCEQFQLWKRENDPEYQRQGLAGYLRDNGITCPNCRFQYALARGGCMHFSCSQCRYQFCSGCNNPFHTTCAVNQCTVTGLHAHHPRDCLFYLRDWEPSRLQALLQKKGVNYNTDTAPGAQTGVCGVIEQKDEGPRPTDSPCGAQTQPAQAGLCEKHYREYLVSLINGHSIDPAHLYTPDELIVACRRYHVDVRQGDGEDERAYFARLLKKLMDDVPLGDKVLRKK, encoded by the exons ATGGCCTCTCTCAGTGATCAGCTGGAGGAGGTGAGGGTGAATGCTGAAGGCAGCTTATCTACTCCAGGTTCTGCCCAGGAGATGAGGACAGGGGTGGCAGCCATGGCCAACATCCCCCTCCCGCCCTCCAGCAAATATCGCTACATCGCTGCTGAAAGCATGCTGACGGAGAACAGTAATGGAAATAATAGGAAGGAG TCCCTCAGCCTCCTGCAGAAACTTTCCACCGCTCTTAACATCTTGGAGAAGTATGGCTccaatcttaccaaccccaacaGGCCGAAGTACTGGCGTACAGTAAAGTACAACAATCCTGTCTTCAGGACCACTGTAGATTCTATTCAG GGTGGCAGAGCTGTACTCAACTTGTATGGCTACACCAATCAGCAGCAAGATGGCTTGAGCTTTCCTGATGATGTTGTCCAGCCAGATGTTGGGAAGGTGGCGTCAGTGACTCTTGAGGTCATGTGTCTCCGTATGGAGCTGGACATGCTTATCAAG GGTAACCATCCTTATCCAGAGTTTTTTGAAAGACTTATTCCCTCCCTCAGTGTGcag GATGAGGGAATCAGCACAGATGCAGTTGCCTTCTCTCCTAGTGAAAGTCCATGGGAAAAACAAACTCCCTCGCCTGCAACGACTCCTCTTCAGCCTAAATCTCCATTCAGTccagccctctctctctcctctctagtGCCCTCTAAACAAACAG AGAACTGCACCATATGTGGTATATTTCCGGTGTCTGCTCACTGTCCCACCTGTACTCAGCGGCTGTGCATAGAATGTGACAAGCTGTATCACTCCCATTCAGGGCGTTCCACACACATCAGGATTCCCGTGACTTCCTCAAAAGCCACAAAACGGCTCAG cTCATCACTGTCAACATGGCAGTGTTCATACTGCACTACAGTAAATACAGTGCAGCAGGTTTTGTGTGAAACCTGTGAACGACCCCGCCTGTCCTCTGCTGCTCCATCTCTACAGGAAGAGCCATCTCAGCCCTCTACAATATCTG AGTGGCAATGTAAAAGCTGCACTGTGGTGAATGCAGGCAGCAGCATTCTATGCGAGGTGTGTGAGCGCCCTCGTCTGGCCACCAGACCACCTGTCACACCCTCACGTCCGACCCCCTCTACTGCAGGACTAATGGACAGCCAG TGGGTTTGCAAGTTTTGTACGTATGTCAACCACACACCATCACCTGCATGCGAAATGTGTTGTCTTTCGAGGTCAGAGCCTGCTCTGTCACCCCCTAAGCCCCTCCCACTCTCACCAGTCAAGGACATCACACCGCTTCAATCCCCACCTAAAGTCATTCCCACTGAGGACCCTGATTTCAAAAGGCAAAGACTGATGAAGGAGGAAGGGCTTAAACTTATTCAGATCATTCGT GAGGGAGAGAAGAAAGGAGTGAGCCCAGAGGAGGTTTACACCAGCATGTGTGTGTCAGGAAACAGTAATGTAACGCCGTATGACTGGCTGAAAGCAGAGCTACCTCATGTGCTTGATGAGATCTGTGTGATGGCTGCATCCTGTCAGCAAGAGCGCAACACACAATCAAACTGTTTAGAGGGGAATAATGGCCAGGATGGACAAAAGAGCAATGCAGTGCCCCTGTCCAGAGCAGAAGCAAAACGGGCCTGGCTGGCAGCAGGGGGCGACAATGAGAAGGCTGTCAGGTGTGCTCTCAGAGACCGAAGAGTTAAA GTAAAAGAGCTAGGCTCTCTGGGCTTTAATGATGTGACCCGCTGTGAAGAAGCCCTGCGGCAGAGTGGAGGGGATGTGAGGGGGGCTCTTGCTCTGCTGCAGCGCCCTTTACTGGAGCCATTCCATCAGCGCATGTGGAGCGAGGAACCAGAGCCCCCCATCGACATCAACCATCCAGATAAACAG CATGTTTGCCGTAGGCTGCTAGCAGTGTTTGATCTGCCCAGCTGGGGGCGCTGTGAGCTGGTTCTGTCATTGCTGCGGGACCCCACAGCCACATACACACTGGAGGATGTGGTTCAGGCGGTGCGTGAATCACCGGACAGGGACTTCATTCGTCGTGTGCTGAATAAGGATTGCCCCATCTGCCTGTCAGTTTTTCCCCACAGCAAG ATGCGGTCTCTGACATCCTGCCAGTGCTCTGTGTGCTGTGGATGTTTCAAGCAGCATTTCACCATAGCGGTGAGGGACAAGCACATCAGAGACATGGTGTGTCCTGTCTGCACAGAGCCTGACATCAACAACCCTGAGCACCTGAACAGCTACTTCTCCACTCTGGACATACAG CTCAGGGATTGTCTAGAACCGGATGTGTACGATCTTTTCCACAAGAAGCTGACTGAGCAGGCTCTCATCAAGGACCCAAAGTTCCTGTGGTGCAGCCAT TGCTCATATGGCTTCATCTACGACGGCGATCAACTCAAGGTCACCTGTATGCAGTGCAGGAAAAGCTTCTGTGCTCAATGCAAAAAACCT TGGGAGCCGCAGCACATGGGGCTCTCGTGCGAGCAGTTCCAGCTGTGGAAGCGAGAGAATGACCCCGAGTACCAGAGGCAGGGCTTGGCCGGATACCTGCGTGACAATGGGATCA CTTGCCCTAACTGCAGGTTCCAGTATGCCCTGGCCAGGGGTGGATGTATGCACTTCAGTTGTTCCCAGTGCAGGTATCAGTTCTGCAGTGGATGCAACAACCCCTTCCACACA ACGTGTGCAGTGAACCAGTGTACTGTGACAGGTCTGCATGCCCATCACCCCAGAGACTGCCTCTTCTACCTCCGAGACTGGGAGCCTTCCAGGCTTCAGGCCTTactgcag AAAAAGGGGGTGAACTACAATACTGACACAGCACCAGGAGCACAGACTG gtgtgtgtggAGTGATCGAGCAGAAAGATGAAGGGCCTCGTCCGACTGATTCGCCGTGTGGGGCTCAGACTCAGCCAGCCCAGGCAGGACTCTGCGA GAAGCATTATCGAGAGTATCTGGTCAGCCTCATTAATGGGCATTCTATTGACCCTGCCCACCTTTACACTCCTGATGAGCTGATCGTGGCCTGCAGGAGATACCATGTGGACGTCAGACAGGGGGACGGAGAAGACGAGAGAGCATACTTTGCCAGACTGCTTAAG AAACTCATGGATGACGTGCCTCTGGGTGACAAGGTCCTTCGCAAGAAGTGA
- the LOC109095459 gene encoding E3 ubiquitin-protein ligase RNF31-like isoform X3: MASLSDQLEEVRVNAEGSLSTPGSAQEMRTGVAAMANIPLPPSSKYRYIAAESMLTENSNGNNRKESLSLLQKLSTALNILEKYGSNLTNPNRPKYWRTVKYNNPVFRTTVDSIQGGRAVLNLYGYTNQQQDGLSFPDDVVQPDVGKVASVTLEVMCLRMELDMLIKGNHPYPEFFERLIPSLSVQDEGISTDAVAFSPSESPWEKQTPSPATTPLQPKSPFSPALSLSSLVPSKQTGRSTHIRIPVTSSKATKRLSSSLSTWQCSYCTTVNTVQQVLCETCERPRLSSAAPSLQEEPSQPSTISEWQCKSCTVVNAGSSILCEVCERPRLATRPPVTPSRPTPSTAGLMDSQWVCKFCTYVNHTPSPACEMCCLSRSEPALSPPKPLPLSPVKDITPLQSPPKVIPTEDPDFKRQRLMKEEGLKLIQIIREGEKKGVSPEEVYTSMCVSGNSNVTPYDWLKAELPHVLDEICVMAASCQQERNTQSNCLEGNNGQDGQKSNAVPLSRAEAKRAWLAAGGDNEKAVRCALRDRRVKVKELGSLGFNDVTRCEEALRQSGGDVRGALALLQRPLLEPFHQRMWSEEPEPPIDINHPDKQHVCRRLLAVFDLPSWGRCELVLSLLRDPTATYTLEDVVQAVRESPDRDFIRRVLNKDCPICLSVFPHSKMRSLTSCQCSVCCGCFKQHFTIAVRDKHIRDMVCPVCTEPDINNPEHLNSYFSTLDIQLRDCLEPDVYDLFHKKLTEQALIKDPKFLWCSHCSYGFIYDGDQLKVTCMQCRKSFCAQCKKPWEPQHMGLSCEQFQLWKRENDPEYQRQGLAGYLRDNGITCPNCRFQYALARGGCMHFSCSQCRYQFCSGCNNPFHTTCAVNQCTVTGLHAHHPRDCLFYLRDWEPSRLQALLQKKGVNYNTDTAPGAQTGVCGVIEQKDEGPRPTDSPCGAQTQPAQAGLCEKHYREYLVSLINGHSIDPAHLYTPDELIVACRRYHVDVRQGDGEDERAYFARLLKKLMDDVPLGDKVLRKK, encoded by the exons ATGGCCTCTCTCAGTGATCAGCTGGAGGAGGTGAGGGTGAATGCTGAAGGCAGCTTATCTACTCCAGGTTCTGCCCAGGAGATGAGGACAGGGGTGGCAGCCATGGCCAACATCCCCCTCCCGCCCTCCAGCAAATATCGCTACATCGCTGCTGAAAGCATGCTGACGGAGAACAGTAATGGAAATAATAGGAAGGAG TCCCTCAGCCTCCTGCAGAAACTTTCCACCGCTCTTAACATCTTGGAGAAGTATGGCTccaatcttaccaaccccaacaGGCCGAAGTACTGGCGTACAGTAAAGTACAACAATCCTGTCTTCAGGACCACTGTAGATTCTATTCAG GGTGGCAGAGCTGTACTCAACTTGTATGGCTACACCAATCAGCAGCAAGATGGCTTGAGCTTTCCTGATGATGTTGTCCAGCCAGATGTTGGGAAGGTGGCGTCAGTGACTCTTGAGGTCATGTGTCTCCGTATGGAGCTGGACATGCTTATCAAG GGTAACCATCCTTATCCAGAGTTTTTTGAAAGACTTATTCCCTCCCTCAGTGTGcag GATGAGGGAATCAGCACAGATGCAGTTGCCTTCTCTCCTAGTGAAAGTCCATGGGAAAAACAAACTCCCTCGCCTGCAACGACTCCTCTTCAGCCTAAATCTCCATTCAGTccagccctctctctctcctctctagtGCCCTCTAAACAAACAG GGCGTTCCACACACATCAGGATTCCCGTGACTTCCTCAAAAGCCACAAAACGGCTCAG cTCATCACTGTCAACATGGCAGTGTTCATACTGCACTACAGTAAATACAGTGCAGCAGGTTTTGTGTGAAACCTGTGAACGACCCCGCCTGTCCTCTGCTGCTCCATCTCTACAGGAAGAGCCATCTCAGCCCTCTACAATATCTG AGTGGCAATGTAAAAGCTGCACTGTGGTGAATGCAGGCAGCAGCATTCTATGCGAGGTGTGTGAGCGCCCTCGTCTGGCCACCAGACCACCTGTCACACCCTCACGTCCGACCCCCTCTACTGCAGGACTAATGGACAGCCAG TGGGTTTGCAAGTTTTGTACGTATGTCAACCACACACCATCACCTGCATGCGAAATGTGTTGTCTTTCGAGGTCAGAGCCTGCTCTGTCACCCCCTAAGCCCCTCCCACTCTCACCAGTCAAGGACATCACACCGCTTCAATCCCCACCTAAAGTCATTCCCACTGAGGACCCTGATTTCAAAAGGCAAAGACTGATGAAGGAGGAAGGGCTTAAACTTATTCAGATCATTCGT GAGGGAGAGAAGAAAGGAGTGAGCCCAGAGGAGGTTTACACCAGCATGTGTGTGTCAGGAAACAGTAATGTAACGCCGTATGACTGGCTGAAAGCAGAGCTACCTCATGTGCTTGATGAGATCTGTGTGATGGCTGCATCCTGTCAGCAAGAGCGCAACACACAATCAAACTGTTTAGAGGGGAATAATGGCCAGGATGGACAAAAGAGCAATGCAGTGCCCCTGTCCAGAGCAGAAGCAAAACGGGCCTGGCTGGCAGCAGGGGGCGACAATGAGAAGGCTGTCAGGTGTGCTCTCAGAGACCGAAGAGTTAAA GTAAAAGAGCTAGGCTCTCTGGGCTTTAATGATGTGACCCGCTGTGAAGAAGCCCTGCGGCAGAGTGGAGGGGATGTGAGGGGGGCTCTTGCTCTGCTGCAGCGCCCTTTACTGGAGCCATTCCATCAGCGCATGTGGAGCGAGGAACCAGAGCCCCCCATCGACATCAACCATCCAGATAAACAG CATGTTTGCCGTAGGCTGCTAGCAGTGTTTGATCTGCCCAGCTGGGGGCGCTGTGAGCTGGTTCTGTCATTGCTGCGGGACCCCACAGCCACATACACACTGGAGGATGTGGTTCAGGCGGTGCGTGAATCACCGGACAGGGACTTCATTCGTCGTGTGCTGAATAAGGATTGCCCCATCTGCCTGTCAGTTTTTCCCCACAGCAAG ATGCGGTCTCTGACATCCTGCCAGTGCTCTGTGTGCTGTGGATGTTTCAAGCAGCATTTCACCATAGCGGTGAGGGACAAGCACATCAGAGACATGGTGTGTCCTGTCTGCACAGAGCCTGACATCAACAACCCTGAGCACCTGAACAGCTACTTCTCCACTCTGGACATACAG CTCAGGGATTGTCTAGAACCGGATGTGTACGATCTTTTCCACAAGAAGCTGACTGAGCAGGCTCTCATCAAGGACCCAAAGTTCCTGTGGTGCAGCCAT TGCTCATATGGCTTCATCTACGACGGCGATCAACTCAAGGTCACCTGTATGCAGTGCAGGAAAAGCTTCTGTGCTCAATGCAAAAAACCT TGGGAGCCGCAGCACATGGGGCTCTCGTGCGAGCAGTTCCAGCTGTGGAAGCGAGAGAATGACCCCGAGTACCAGAGGCAGGGCTTGGCCGGATACCTGCGTGACAATGGGATCA CTTGCCCTAACTGCAGGTTCCAGTATGCCCTGGCCAGGGGTGGATGTATGCACTTCAGTTGTTCCCAGTGCAGGTATCAGTTCTGCAGTGGATGCAACAACCCCTTCCACACA ACGTGTGCAGTGAACCAGTGTACTGTGACAGGTCTGCATGCCCATCACCCCAGAGACTGCCTCTTCTACCTCCGAGACTGGGAGCCTTCCAGGCTTCAGGCCTTactgcag AAAAAGGGGGTGAACTACAATACTGACACAGCACCAGGAGCACAGACTG gtgtgtgtggAGTGATCGAGCAGAAAGATGAAGGGCCTCGTCCGACTGATTCGCCGTGTGGGGCTCAGACTCAGCCAGCCCAGGCAGGACTCTGCGA GAAGCATTATCGAGAGTATCTGGTCAGCCTCATTAATGGGCATTCTATTGACCCTGCCCACCTTTACACTCCTGATGAGCTGATCGTGGCCTGCAGGAGATACCATGTGGACGTCAGACAGGGGGACGGAGAAGACGAGAGAGCATACTTTGCCAGACTGCTTAAG AAACTCATGGATGACGTGCCTCTGGGTGACAAGGTCCTTCGCAAGAAGTGA
- the LOC109095459 gene encoding E3 ubiquitin-protein ligase RNF31-like isoform X2 has translation MASLSDQLEEVRVNAEGSLSTPGSAQEMRTGVAAMANIPLPPSSKYRYIAAESMLTENSNGNNRKESLSLLQKLSTALNILEKYGSNLTNPNRPKYWRTVKYNNPVFRTTVDSIQGGRAVLNLYGYTNQQQDGLSFPDDVVQPDVGKVASVTLEVMCLRMELDMLIKGNHPYPEFFERLIPSLSVQDEGISTDAVAFSPSESPWEKQTPSPATTPLQPKSPFSPALSLSSLVPSKQTENCTICGIFPVSAHCPTCTQRLCIECDKLYHSHSGRSTHIRIPVTSSKATKRLSSSLSTWQCSYCTTVNTVQQVLCETCERPRLSSAAPSLQEEPSQPSTISEWQCKSCTVVNAGSSILCEVCERPRLATRPPVTPSRPTPSTAGLMDSQWVCKFCTYVNHTPSPACEMCCLSRSEPALSPPKPLPLSPVKDITPLQSPPKVIPTEDPDFKRQRLMKEEGLKLIQIIREGEKKGVSPEEVYTSMCVSGNSNVTPYDWLKAELPHVLDEICVMAASCQQERNTQSNCLEGNNGQDGQKSNAVPLSRAEAKRAWLAAGGDNEKAVRCALRDRRVKVKELGSLGFNDVTRCEEALRQSGGDVRGALALLQRPLLEPFHQRMWSEEPEPPIDINHPDKQHVCRRLLAVFDLPSWGRCELVLSLLRDPTATYTLEDVVQAVRESPDRDFIRRVLNKDCPICLSVFPHSKMRSLTSCQCSVCCGCFKQHFTIAVRDKHIRDMVCPVCTEPDINNPEHLNSYFSTLDIQLRDCLEPDVYDLFHKKLTEQALIKDPKFLWCSHCSYGFIYDGDQLKVTCMQCRKSFCAQCKKPWEPQHMGLSCEQFQLWKRENDPEYQRQGLAGYLRDNGITCPNCRFQYALARGGCMHFSCSQCRYQFCSGCNNPFHTTCAVNQCTVTGLHAHHPRDCLFYLRDWEPSRLQALLQKKGVNYNTDTAPGAQTGVCGVIEQKDEGPRPTDSPCGAQTQPAQAGLCEKHYREYLVSLINGHSIDPAHLYTPDELIVACRRYHVDVRQGDGEDERAYFARLLKKLMDDVPLGDKVLRKK, from the exons ATGGCCTCTCTCAGTGATCAGCTGGAGGAGGTGAGGGTGAATGCTGAAGGCAGCTTATCTACTCCAGGTTCTGCCCAGGAGATGAGGACAGGGGTGGCAGCCATGGCCAACATCCCCCTCCCGCCCTCCAGCAAATATCGCTACATCGCTGCTGAAAGCATGCTTACGGAGAACAGTAATGGAAATAATAGGAAGGAG TCCCTCAGCCTCCTGCAGAAACTTTCCACCGCTCTTAACATCTTGGAGAAGTATGGCTccaatcttaccaaccccaacaGGCCGAAGTACTGGCGTACAGTAAAGTACAACAATCCTGTCTTCAGGACCACTGTAGATTCTATTCAG GGTGGCAGAGCTGTACTCAACTTGTATGGCTACACCAATCAGCAGCAAGATGGCTTGAGCTTTCCTGATGATGTTGTCCAGCCAGATGTTGGGAAGGTGGCGTCAGTGACTCTTGAGGTCATGTGTCTCCGTATGGAGCTGGACATGCTTATCAAG GGTAACCATCCTTATCCAGAGTTTTTTGAAAGACTTATTCCCTCCCTCAGTGTGcag GATGAGGGAATCAGCACAGATGCAGTTGCCTTCTCTCCTAGTGAAAGTCCATGGGAAAAACAAACTCCCTCGCCTGCAACGACTCCTCTTCAGCCTAAATCTCCATTCAGTccagccctctctctctcctctctagtGCCCTCTAAACAAACAG AGAACTGCACCATATGTGGTATATTTCCGGTGTCTGCTCACTGTCCCACCTGTACTCAGCGGCTGTGCATAGAATGTGACAAGCTGTATCACTCCCATTCAGGGCGTTCCACACACATCAGGATTCCCGTGACTTCCTCAAAAGCCACAAAACGGCTCAG cTCATCACTGTCAACATGGCAGTGTTCATACTGCACTACAGTAAATACAGTGCAGCAGGTTTTGTGTGAAACCTGTGAACGACCCCGCCTGTCCTCTGCTGCTCCATCTCTACAGGAAGAGCCATCTCAGCCCTCTACAATATCTG AGTGGCAATGTAAAAGCTGCACTGTGGTGAATGCAGGCAGCAGCATTCTATGCGAGGTGTGTGAGCGCCCTCGTCTGGCCACCAGACCACCTGTCACACCCTCACGTCCGACCCCCTCTACTGCAGGACTAATGGACAGCCAG TGGGTTTGCAAGTTTTGTACGTATGTCAACCACACACCATCACCTGCATGCGAAATGTGTTGTCTTTCGAGGTCAGAGCCTGCTCTGTCACCCCCTAAGCCCCTCCCACTCTCACCAGTCAAGGACATCACACCGCTTCAATCCCCACCTAAAGTCATTCCCACTGAGGACCCTGATTTCAAAAGGCAAAGACTGATGAAGGAGGAAGGGCTTAAACTTATTCAGATCATTCGT GAGGGAGAGAAGAAAGGAGTGAGCCCAGAGGAGGTTTACACCAGCATGTGTGTGTCAGGAAACAGTAATGTAACGCCGTATGACTGGCTGAAAGCAGAGCTACCTCATGTGCTTGATGAGATCTGTGTGATGGCTGCATCCTGTCAGCAAGAGCGCAACACACAATCAAACTGTTTAGAGGGGAATAATGGCCAGGATGGACAAAAGAGCAATGCAGTGCCCCTGTCCAGAGCAGAAGCAAAACGGGCCTGGCTGGCAGCAGGGGGCGACAATGAGAAGGCTGTCAGGTGTGCTCTCAGAGACCGAAGAGTTAAA GTAAAAGAGCTAGGCTCTCTGGGCTTTAATGATGTGACCCGCTGTGAAGAAGCCCTGCGGCAGAGTGGAGGGGATGTGAGGGGGGCTCTTGCTCTGCTGCAGCGCCCTTTACTGGAGCCATTCCATCAGCGCATGTGGAGCGAGGAACCAGAGCCCCCCATCGACATCAACCATCCAGATAAACAG CATGTTTGCCGTAGGCTGCTAGCAGTGTTTGATCTGCCCAGCTGGGGGCGCTGTGAGCTGGTTCTGTCATTGCTGCGGGACCCCACAGCCACATACACACTGGAGGATGTGGTTCAGGCGGTGCGTGAATCACCGGACAGGGACTTCATTCGTCGTGTGCTGAATAAGGATTGCCCCATCTGCCTGTCAGTTTTTCCCCACAGCAAG ATGCGGTCTCTGACATCCTGCCAGTGCTCTGTGTGCTGTGGATGTTTCAAGCAGCATTTCACCATAGCGGTGAGGGACAAGCACATCAGAGACATGGTGTGTCCTGTCTGCACAGAGCCTGACATCAACAACCCTGAGCACCTGAACAGCTACTTCTCCACTCTGGACATACAG CTCAGGGATTGTCTAGAACCGGATGTGTACGATCTTTTCCACAAGAAGCTGACTGAGCAGGCTCTCATCAAGGACCCAAAGTTCCTGTGGTGCAGCCAT TGCTCATATGGCTTCATCTACGACGGCGATCAACTCAAGGTCACCTGTATGCAGTGCAGGAAAAGCTTCTGTGCTCAATGCAAAAAACCT TGGGAGCCGCAGCACATGGGGCTCTCGTGCGAGCAGTTCCAGCTGTGGAAGCGAGAGAATGACCCCGAGTACCAGAGGCAGGGCTTGGCCGGATACCTGCGTGACAATGGGATCA CTTGCCCTAACTGCAGGTTCCAGTATGCCCTGGCCAGGGGTGGATGTATGCACTTCAGTTGTTCCCAGTGCAGGTATCAGTTCTGCAGTGGATGCAACAACCCCTTCCACACA ACGTGTGCAGTGAACCAGTGTACTGTGACAGGTCTGCATGCCCATCACCCCAGAGACTGCCTCTTCTACCTCCGAGACTGGGAGCCTTCCAGGCTTCAGGCCTTactgcag AAAAAGGGGGTGAACTACAATACTGACACAGCACCAGGAGCACAGACTG gtgtgtgtggAGTGATCGAGCAGAAAGATGAAGGGCCTCGTCCGACTGATTCGCCGTGTGGGGCTCAGACTCAGCCAGCCCAGGCAGGACTCTGCGA GAAGCATTATCGAGAGTATCTGGTCAGCCTCATTAATGGGCATTCTATTGACCCTGCCCACCTTTACACTCCTGATGAGCTGATCGTGGCCTGCAGGAGATACCATGTGGACGTCAGACAGGGGGACGGAGAAGACGAGAGAGCATACTTTGCCAGACTGCTTAAG AAACTCATGGATGACGTGCCTCTGGGTGACAAGGTCCTTCGCAAGAAGTGA
- the LOC122134183 gene encoding bucky ball-like, translating into MEGINNSSQSMGVGQTHHPVNHTRPFFYVQPPSQPCFMYQWPMNPYGHYGFPGPALQFGRPYVAPYQFMQYPGYVIPHAPMQPIDYRRINPHFPSVASYDLRVRQHYQHAGTHRETACSEVQTDPSDSVNKLIDKIESLKASEQGGDKGLNSVVSSTPDVVQGEKLTCLNEDSKLELTSQEGKEEPVTRPTTYSDSAYDAESSQGRLDECMLSDVQPLDSSSVHEEEDPNEDEQQSVPDETCCQNGKSTSATGNVFCSGVKGTADLTENLDLEKPGDELVQNIASNDAVAVMEPLIKLSGDFDLSYQILRLPCNKTTTGLSLEREIDPLVYFDSPPMLLPRQNYLSSIGSAYSYSYYPQVTQERQSVLSPSIDELSSRDEMFSTDVEDLDLIPGHVYVGGGKLAETSDVPFHSRKELLVFFSLLYSFKTSNY; encoded by the exons ATGGAAG gcataaACAACAGTTCACAATCAATGGGAGTTGGGCAAACTCACCATCCAGTAAACCACACCAGACCCTTTTTCTATGTTCAGCCACCATCTCAGCCTTGTTTTATGTATCAATGGCCCATGAATCCATATGGCCACTATGGCTTTCCAGGGCCAG ctTTGCAATTTGGCCGTCCATATGTGGCCCCTTATCAGTTTATGCAGTATCCTGGGTATGTGATCCCACATGCGCCCATGCAGCCTATCGATTACAGAAGAATCAACCCCCACTTCCCCTCTGTTGCATCCTACGATTTGCGTGTCCGCCAACACTATCAACATGCAGGGACGCATCGGGAGACTGCCTGTTCTGAGGTCCAAACAGATCCTAGTGATTCAGTCAACAAACTGATAGACAAAATTGAGAGTCTGAAGGCCAGTGAACAAGGTGGTGACAAGGGGCTTAACTCTGTGGTCTCCTCTACCCCTGATGTAGTACAGGGAGAAAAACTGACCTGTTTAAATGAAGACTCTAAGTTAGAGCTCACCTCTCAGGAAGGCAAGGAGGAACCGGTCACAAGGCCCACAACCTACAGCGACTCTGCGTATGATGCTGAATCTAGCCAGGGTAGACTGGATGAATGTATGCTATCAGATGTGCAACCCCTTGACAGTTCCTCTGTCCATGAGGAAGAGGATCCCAATGAGGATGAGCAACAAAGTGTTCCTGATGAAACATGCTGCCAAAATGGAAAGTCAACAAGTGCAACTGGCAATGTGTTCTGTAGTGGTGTCAAAGGCACTGCTGATCTAACAGAGAATCTCGATTTGGAGAAACCAGGTGATGAGCTGGTACAGAATATTGCATCTAATGATGCTGTTGCAGTTATGGAGCCTCTTATAAAGCTCTCTGGAGACTTTGACCTGTCGTATCAAATCCTTCGCTTGCCCTGCAATAAGACCACAACTGGCCTAAGTCTTGAACGAGAGATTGACCCACTTGTTTACTTTGATTCTCCGCCTATGCTGTTGCCTCGACAAAACTATCTGTCCTCAATCGGCAGTGCATATTCCTACAGCTACTACCCTCAGGTGACCCAAGAGCGCCAGAGTGTCCTGAGTCCATCCATAGATGAGCTCTCTTCCAGAGATGAGATGTTCTCCACTGATGTGGAGGATCTCGATCTTATTCCGGGGCATGTGTATGTTGGTGGTGGCAAGCTGGCTGAAACCAGTGACGTTCCTTTTCACTCCAGAAAAGAGCTCCTAGTATTTTTTTCCCTGCTTTATTCCTTTAAAACCTCTAATTATtga